In Flavivirga abyssicola, the following are encoded in one genomic region:
- the panB gene encoding 3-methyl-2-oxobutanoate hydroxymethyltransferase encodes MSVAKKEYKRITVKSLVDMKANGEKISMLTAYDYTMAKIVDGAGIDVILVGDSASNVMAGHETTLPITLDQMIYHASSVIRAIYRALIVVDLPFGSYQSDPKEALRSAIRIMKESGAHSVKLEGGKEIKDSIKRILNAGIPVMGHLGLTPQSIYKFGTYTVRAKEEEEAQRLMEDAKMLERIGCFAIVLEKIPAKLAKQVADSVSIPIIGIGAGNGVDGQVLVLHDMLGMTHEFNPRFLRRYMNLYEDMTNAISQYVDDVKTLDFPSDSEQY; translated from the coding sequence ATGTCTGTAGCTAAAAAAGAATATAAACGCATTACAGTTAAATCATTAGTTGATATGAAAGCTAATGGTGAGAAAATATCAATGTTAACAGCTTACGATTACACCATGGCAAAAATTGTTGATGGTGCTGGTATAGATGTTATACTTGTTGGAGATTCTGCAAGTAATGTGATGGCCGGACATGAAACCACATTGCCAATTACTTTAGATCAGATGATATACCATGCGTCTTCTGTAATTCGTGCTATTTACCGAGCTCTTATAGTTGTAGATTTACCTTTTGGAAGCTACCAAAGTGATCCTAAAGAAGCCCTACGATCTGCTATTAGAATTATGAAAGAAAGTGGAGCGCATTCGGTTAAATTAGAAGGAGGTAAAGAAATAAAAGACTCCATTAAACGTATATTAAATGCTGGTATTCCTGTAATGGGACATTTAGGCTTAACTCCTCAATCGATATATAAATTTGGAACTTATACAGTAAGGGCCAAAGAAGAAGAAGAAGCTCAAAGGCTTATGGAAGATGCAAAAATGCTGGAACGTATTGGATGTTTTGCAATTGTACTTGAAAAAATACCTGCTAAACTAGCTAAGCAAGTAGCAGATAGCGTAAGTATTCCTATTATAGGTATTGGTGCCGGAAACGGTGTAGATGGTCAGGTGTTGGTATTACATGATATGCTGGGAATGACTCACGAATTTAACCCTCGTTTCTTACGTCGCTATATGAATCTATATGAAGATATGACCAATGCGATCTCTCAATATGTTGACGATGTTAAAACACTTGATTTTCCAAGTGATAGTGAGCAGTATTAA